One window of the Saccopteryx bilineata isolate mSacBil1 chromosome 2, mSacBil1_pri_phased_curated, whole genome shotgun sequence genome contains the following:
- the LOC136323419 gene encoding small ribosomal subunit protein eS19: protein MPGVTVKDVNQQEFVRALAAFLKKSGKLKVPEWVDTVKLAKHKELAPYDENWFYTRAASTARHLYLRGGAGVGSMTKIYGGRQRNGVMPSHFSRGSKSVARRVLQALEGLKMVEKDQDGGRKLTPQGQRDLDRIAGQVAAANKKH, encoded by the coding sequence ATGCCTGGCGTTACTGTAAAAGACGTGAACCAGCAAGAGTTTGTTCGAGCTCTGGCAGCCTTTCTCAAAAAGTCCGGGAAGCTGAAAGTCCCTGAATGGGTAGACACTGTCAAGCTGGCCAAGCATAAAGAGCTTGCTCCCTACGATGAGAACTGGTTCTACACACGAGCTGCTTCCACAGCACGGCACCTATATCTCCGGGGTGGTGCTGGTGTTGGCTCCATGACCAAGATCTACGGAGGACGGCAGAGAAATGGTGTCATGCCCAGCCACTTTAGCAGAGGCTCCAAGAGCGTGGCCCGTCGGGTCCTTCAAGCCCTGGAGGGGCTGAAAATGGTGGAAAAGGACCAAGATGGGGGTCGCAAACTGACacctcagggacagagagatctGGACAGGATCGCTGGACAGGTGGCAGCTGCCAACAAGAAACATTAG